A portion of the Mycobacterium paraseoulense genome contains these proteins:
- a CDS encoding VWA domain-containing protein, producing MSLPGVGPLPLYGFQRPGMLLFGLLPLGLLAVYVLVQARRRRRLRRFTEADVPQSPTRHLPIAVALLSLVLLTIALATPTHDMRIPRNRAVVVLVIDMSQSMRATDVPPNRLKAAEEAASQFASQLTPGINLGLVGFAGTPYLLVPPTPQHQATIDALKKLDFADSTATGEAIFTALHAVSANAITGGDTPPPARIVLLSDGKENKPSNPSDPHDGVYTAARLARDEGVPISTISFGTKTGEIEMDGQRVAVPVSTDQMKMIAKLSGGQSYTAGNLADLSKSYNAIEKDIGYRTVAGPGSAGWLRLGVLAALIATALALLINRRLPV from the coding sequence GTGTCGCTTCCCGGGGTAGGCCCGTTACCGCTGTACGGCTTTCAACGCCCGGGGATGCTGTTGTTCGGCTTGCTCCCGCTGGGTCTGCTCGCGGTCTACGTCCTGGTTCAGGCCCGCCGCCGGCGCCGGCTGCGCCGGTTCACCGAGGCGGACGTGCCGCAGTCGCCGACGCGGCACCTCCCGATCGCCGTGGCACTGCTCAGCCTGGTCCTGTTGACCATCGCGCTGGCCACGCCCACCCATGACATGCGCATCCCGCGCAACCGGGCGGTCGTCGTGCTGGTCATCGACATGTCGCAGTCCATGCGGGCAACCGACGTCCCACCCAACCGGCTCAAGGCCGCCGAGGAGGCGGCCAGCCAGTTCGCCAGTCAGCTGACGCCGGGCATCAACCTCGGGCTGGTCGGCTTCGCGGGCACCCCGTATCTGCTGGTGCCGCCGACACCGCAGCACCAGGCGACCATCGATGCGCTCAAGAAGCTCGACTTCGCCGACAGCACGGCCACCGGCGAGGCCATCTTCACCGCCCTGCACGCGGTCAGCGCCAACGCCATCACGGGCGGCGACACCCCGCCGCCGGCCCGCATCGTGCTGCTGTCCGACGGCAAGGAGAACAAGCCGTCCAACCCCAGCGACCCGCACGACGGGGTCTACACGGCGGCGCGGCTGGCGCGGGACGAGGGGGTGCCCATCTCGACGATCTCGTTCGGCACCAAGACCGGCGAGATCGAGATGGACGGGCAGCGGGTCGCCGTCCCGGTCTCGACGGACCAGATGAAGATGATCGCCAAACTCTCCGGCGGGCAGTCCTACACCGCCGGCAACCTCGCCGACCTTTCCAAGAGCTACAACGCCATCGAGAAGGACATCGGCTACCGCACCGTGGCGGGTCCGGGCAGCGCCGGGTGGCTGCGCCTGGGCGTGCTGGCCGCCCTGATCGCGACGGCGCTGGCGCTGCTGATCAACCGGCGGCTGCCGGTCTGA
- the satS gene encoding protein export chaperone SatS, producing the protein MAADLVPIRLSLSDGDRYTVWAPRWRDAGDEWEAFLGKDEDLYVFSSVADLVAFVRTDTDNDLVDHPAWKDLTAAHAHKFSPAEDRQFDLVAVEELVSEKPTEESVTELARTLALVSSIGSVCELAAVLKFFNGNPTLGTVSGGIDHFSGKAGLKRWNAIGEVIGRSWDDVLSAIDDIATTPDVDDKLSAKAADELAEEPEEPEEPAEEDAEDTEAADESDEEDDAEADESAGAGDEDDDESRAAGDTVILGSDEDFWLQVGIDPIRIMTSSGTFFTLRCYLDDRPIFLGRNGRISVFSSERALARYLADEHDHDLADLSTYDDIRTAATDGSLEVKVSEDNIYVLSGLADDIADGPDAVDREQLDLAVELLRDIGDYSEEGTVDKALEPGRPLGKLVAYVLEPGSVGKPSAPYAAAVREWENLEQFVDGRLRRE; encoded by the coding sequence ATGGCTGCTGACCTCGTGCCCATCCGCCTGAGCCTGTCCGACGGTGACCGCTACACCGTGTGGGCACCCCGCTGGCGCGACGCCGGCGACGAGTGGGAGGCGTTCCTGGGCAAGGACGAGGACCTGTACGTCTTCTCCTCCGTCGCCGACCTGGTCGCGTTCGTGCGCACCGATACCGACAACGACCTGGTCGATCACCCGGCGTGGAAGGACCTGACCGCGGCGCACGCGCACAAGTTCTCCCCGGCCGAGGACAGGCAGTTCGATCTGGTCGCGGTCGAGGAGCTGGTATCGGAGAAGCCGACCGAGGAGTCGGTGACCGAGCTGGCCCGCACGCTGGCGCTCGTCTCGTCCATCGGATCGGTGTGCGAGCTCGCGGCGGTGCTGAAGTTCTTCAACGGCAACCCCACGCTGGGCACGGTGTCGGGCGGGATCGACCACTTCAGCGGCAAGGCCGGCCTCAAGCGCTGGAACGCGATCGGCGAGGTCATCGGGCGCAGCTGGGACGACGTGCTCAGCGCGATCGACGACATCGCCACCACCCCCGACGTCGACGACAAACTGTCGGCCAAGGCGGCCGACGAGCTCGCCGAGGAGCCCGAGGAGCCCGAGGAGCCCGCGGAGGAGGACGCGGAGGACACCGAAGCCGCCGACGAGTCCGACGAGGAAGACGACGCGGAAGCCGACGAGTCCGCGGGGGCCGGCGACGAAGACGACGACGAATCGCGCGCGGCCGGCGACACCGTCATCCTGGGCAGCGACGAGGATTTCTGGCTGCAGGTGGGCATCGACCCGATTCGGATCATGACGAGTTCGGGCACCTTCTTCACGCTGCGGTGCTACCTGGACGACCGCCCGATCTTCCTGGGCCGCAACGGGCGAATCAGCGTGTTCAGCTCGGAGCGGGCGCTGGCCCGCTACCTCGCCGACGAGCACGACCACGACTTGGCCGACCTGAGCACCTACGACGACATCCGCACCGCCGCCACCGACGGGTCGCTGGAAGTCAAGGTCAGCGAGGACAACATCTACGTGCTCAGCGGGCTGGCCGACGACATCGCCGACGGGCCCGACGCCGTCGACCGCGAGCAGCTGGACCTGGCCGTCGAGCTGCTCCGCGACATCGGCGACTACTCGGAAGAGGGCACGGTCGACAAGGCGCTCGAGCCGGGACGCCCGCTCGGCAAGCTGGTGGCCTACGTGCTCGAGCCCGGCTCGGTCGGCAAGCCCTCGGCCCCGTACGCCGCGGCGGTACGGGAATGGGAGAACCTCGAGCAATTCGTGGACGGGCGGCTCAGGCGCGAGTAG
- a CDS encoding alkaline phosphatase family protein produces the protein MTGSAFRVLRLLGALALVGLAGGPLASRIHLVAAAIPQPAHIVIVVEENHSENGIIGNKSAPFLTALAAGGANMTQSFAETHPSEPNYLALFAGSTFGVTRDLCPVNAGAAPNLGSELLAAGYTFAGFAEGLPAVGSPACTAGKYARKHVPWANFANVPPANSLPFSAFPMGNYAGLPTVSFVIPNNDDNMHDGSIAQADAWLNRQLSGYANWAAANNSLLIVTFDEDDGGTRNQIPTVFYGAHVRPGNYAEQINHYNVLSTIEEMYGLPKTGYAAGAPPITDIWG, from the coding sequence TTGACGGGCAGCGCATTTCGAGTCTTGCGGCTGCTCGGCGCACTGGCCTTGGTGGGGTTGGCGGGCGGCCCGCTCGCTTCGCGGATACACCTGGTGGCAGCGGCCATTCCCCAGCCGGCGCACATCGTGATCGTGGTGGAGGAGAACCACTCCGAAAACGGCATCATCGGCAACAAGTCGGCCCCCTTCCTCACCGCGCTGGCCGCGGGCGGCGCCAACATGACCCAGTCGTTCGCCGAAACACACCCCAGCGAGCCGAATTACCTGGCGCTGTTCGCCGGCAGCACCTTCGGGGTGACCAGAGACCTGTGCCCCGTCAACGCCGGCGCCGCCCCCAACCTCGGTTCCGAATTGCTGGCCGCCGGTTACACGTTCGCCGGCTTCGCCGAAGGCCTGCCCGCGGTCGGCTCGCCGGCGTGCACCGCAGGCAAGTACGCGCGCAAGCACGTGCCCTGGGCCAACTTCGCCAACGTGCCGCCGGCGAACTCCCTGCCCTTCTCGGCGTTCCCGATGGGCAATTACGCCGGTCTGCCCACCGTGTCGTTCGTCATCCCCAACAACGACGACAACATGCACGACGGGTCGATCGCGCAGGCCGACGCCTGGCTGAACCGCCAGCTGTCGGGCTACGCCAACTGGGCGGCCGCCAACAACAGCCTGTTGATCGTGACGTTCGACGAGGACGACGGCGGAACCCGCAACCAGATCCCCACGGTGTTCTACGGCGCCCACGTCCGTCCCGGCAATTACGCCGAACAGATCAACCACTACAACGTGCTGTCCACGATCGAGGAGATGTACGGGCTGCCCAAAACCGGCTACGCGGCCGGCGCGCCGCCGATCACCGACATCTGGGGCTAG
- the upp gene encoding uracil phosphoribosyltransferase, whose translation MEVHVVDHPLAVARLTTMRDERTDNDGFRAALRDLTAMLIYEATRDAPRETFPIHTPVAETLGVRLAKPPLLVPVLRAGLGMVDQALALLPRARVGFVGVARNEETHEASGYFESLPDDLSGLPVLVLDPMLATGGSVKYTLGLLLDRGATDITVLCAVAAPEGIAALEKTVPEARLFTVAVDDGLNENAYIVPGLGDAGDRQYGPR comes from the coding sequence GTGGAGGTGCACGTTGTCGATCACCCGCTGGCGGTCGCCCGGCTGACGACGATGCGCGACGAACGCACCGACAACGACGGTTTCCGGGCCGCGTTGCGGGATCTGACGGCGATGCTGATCTACGAGGCCACGCGGGACGCGCCCCGGGAGACCTTCCCGATCCACACGCCGGTGGCCGAGACGCTGGGCGTGCGGCTGGCGAAGCCGCCCCTGCTGGTGCCGGTGTTGCGGGCCGGGCTGGGCATGGTCGATCAGGCACTTGCGCTGCTGCCGCGGGCGCGGGTCGGGTTCGTCGGTGTCGCGCGCAACGAGGAAACCCATGAGGCGAGTGGGTATTTCGAGTCGCTGCCCGACGACCTTTCCGGCCTGCCGGTGCTGGTCCTGGACCCCATGCTGGCCACGGGCGGGTCGGTGAAGTACACGCTGGGCCTGCTGCTGGACCGCGGCGCAACCGATATCACGGTGTTGTGCGCGGTGGCTGCGCCCGAAGGCATTGCCGCGCTTGAGAAAACGGTGCCCGAGGCGCGGCTGTTCACCGTGGCGGTCGACGACGGCCTCAACGAGAACGCCTACATCGTGCCGGGTCTCGGTGACGCGGGCGACCGTCAGTACGGGCCCCGCTAG
- a CDS encoding phospho-sugar mutase — MAAAEWIAHDPDPATAAELAACGPDELAARFAHPLVFGTAGLRGPVRGGPDAMNVAVVSRVSWAVAQVLRGRGLAGAHVIVGRDSRHGSAVFATVTAEVLSAQGFSVQLLPGPVPTPVVAFAVRDTGAAAGIQITASHNPSTDNGYKVYADGGIQIVSPTDREIEAAMAAAPPADEIGRAPVEPAVTDLVERYIARAAGVRRAAGSARVALTPLHGVGGVVAVEALQRAGFGQVHTVGAQFAPDPDFPTVAFPNPEEPGATDALLALAADVGADVAIALDPDADRCAVAIPAGSGWRMLSGDETGWLLGDYILSRAADPRTAVVASTVVSSRMLAAIARHRGATHVETLTGFKWLARADADVPGATLVYAYEEAIGHCVDPGAVRDKDGISAAVLVCDLVAALKDRGRSVADALDDLARQYGVHDVAAVSRRVAGAAEAAELMRRLRATPPRTLAGYAATVTDSADALICTGGDDDASVRLVVRPSGTEPKLKCYIEVRCAVSGDLPEARQRAGALRDQLVSAAHSL; from the coding sequence ATCGCCGCGGCGGAATGGATCGCGCACGACCCCGACCCCGCCACGGCCGCCGAGCTCGCGGCGTGCGGGCCCGACGAGCTTGCCGCGCGCTTTGCCCATCCCCTCGTGTTCGGCACCGCGGGCCTGCGCGGTCCGGTGCGCGGCGGGCCCGACGCGATGAACGTGGCGGTGGTGTCGCGCGTGAGCTGGGCGGTGGCGCAGGTGCTGCGCGGGCGGGGCCTGGCCGGCGCGCACGTGATCGTCGGGCGCGACTCCCGGCACGGCTCCGCCGTCTTCGCCACCGTCACCGCTGAAGTTCTTTCGGCACAAGGGTTTTCGGTCCAGCTGCTGCCCGGTCCGGTCCCCACGCCGGTGGTCGCGTTCGCGGTGCGCGATACCGGCGCCGCCGCCGGGATACAGATCACCGCGTCGCACAACCCGTCGACCGACAACGGCTACAAGGTCTACGCCGACGGCGGCATCCAGATCGTCTCCCCCACCGACCGCGAGATCGAGGCCGCGATGGCCGCTGCTCCCCCGGCCGACGAAATCGGCCGGGCACCCGTGGAACCCGCCGTCACCGATCTGGTCGAGCGCTACATCGCGCGGGCCGCGGGGGTGCGCCGCGCCGCCGGTTCGGCTCGGGTGGCGCTCACCCCGCTGCACGGGGTGGGCGGCGTCGTGGCCGTGGAAGCGTTGCAGCGCGCCGGCTTCGGGCAGGTGCACACCGTCGGAGCACAGTTCGCACCGGACCCCGACTTCCCCACCGTGGCCTTCCCGAATCCCGAGGAGCCCGGCGCCACCGACGCGCTGCTCGCGCTGGCCGCGGACGTCGGGGCCGACGTCGCGATCGCGCTGGATCCCGACGCCGACCGGTGTGCGGTCGCCATCCCGGCCGGCTCGGGGTGGCGGATGCTCTCGGGAGACGAAACCGGTTGGCTGCTCGGCGATTACATCTTGTCGCGGGCAGCCGATCCCCGGACGGCGGTGGTCGCCAGCACCGTGGTGTCGTCGCGGATGCTGGCGGCGATCGCGCGTCACCGCGGAGCCACCCACGTCGAAACCCTCACCGGCTTCAAGTGGCTGGCGCGCGCCGACGCCGACGTGCCCGGCGCCACCCTGGTGTACGCCTATGAGGAGGCGATCGGGCACTGCGTCGACCCCGGCGCCGTGCGCGACAAGGACGGCATCAGCGCCGCGGTGCTGGTGTGCGATCTGGTGGCCGCGCTGAAGGACCGGGGCCGTTCGGTGGCCGACGCGCTCGACGACCTCGCCCGGCAATACGGCGTGCACGACGTCGCGGCGGTGTCGCGCCGAGTCGCCGGCGCCGCCGAGGCCGCCGAGCTGATGCGGCGGCTGCGGGCCACGCCACCGCGGACACTGGCCGGCTACGCCGCGACCGTCACCGACAGCGCCGACGCGCTGATCTGCACCGGCGGTGACGACGACGCGTCGGTCAGGCTGGTGGTGCGGCCGTCCGGGACCGAGCCGAAGCTGAAGTGCTACATCGAGGTTCGCTGCGCGGTGAGCGGAGACCTGCCCGAGGCGCGGCAGCGGGCCGGCGCACTGCGCGACCAGCTGGTGTCCGCGGCCCACAGCCTGTAG
- a CDS encoding purine-nucleoside phosphorylase has product MAEPPTDPDDLARRAAQFIAERTGVAEHDVAVVLGSGWRPAADALGAPTAVLPQADVPGFAPPTAVGHTGELMSTRVGERRVLVLVGRVHAYEGHDLCHVVHPVRAACAAGARIVVLTNAAGGLRPDLAVGRPVLISDHLNLTARSPLVGPQFVDLTDAYAPRLRDLARLVDPDLTEGVYAGLPGPHYETPAEVRMLRMLGADLVGMSTVHETIAARAAGAEVLGISLVTNLAAGIGGEPLSHAEVLAAGAASASRMGTLLADVLARF; this is encoded by the coding sequence GTGGCCGAACCCCCGACCGACCCCGACGACCTCGCCCGGCGGGCGGCGCAATTCATCGCCGAACGCACCGGCGTAGCCGAGCACGACGTCGCCGTCGTCCTCGGCTCGGGGTGGCGCCCCGCGGCGGACGCCCTCGGCGCCCCCACCGCCGTGCTGCCCCAGGCCGACGTCCCCGGCTTCGCGCCGCCCACCGCCGTGGGGCACACCGGCGAGCTGATGTCGACGCGCGTCGGCGAGCGCCGCGTGCTGGTGCTGGTCGGCCGGGTGCACGCCTACGAGGGCCACGACCTGTGCCACGTGGTGCACCCGGTGCGGGCGGCCTGCGCGGCCGGGGCGCGCATCGTCGTGCTCACCAACGCGGCCGGCGGGCTGCGGCCCGACCTGGCGGTCGGCCGGCCGGTGCTGATCAGCGACCATCTCAACCTCACCGCGCGGTCGCCGTTGGTCGGCCCGCAGTTCGTCGACCTGACCGACGCGTACGCACCGCGGCTGCGCGACCTCGCGCGCCTCGTCGACCCGGACCTGACCGAGGGCGTCTACGCCGGCCTCCCGGGGCCGCACTACGAGACGCCGGCCGAGGTGCGGATGCTGCGGATGCTGGGCGCCGACCTGGTCGGGATGTCCACCGTGCACGAGACCATCGCGGCCCGGGCGGCCGGCGCCGAGGTGCTGGGGATCTCGCTGGTGACCAACCTGGCCGCGGGGATCGGCGGTGAGCCGCTGAGCCACGCCGAGGTGCTCGCCGCCGGCGCCGCGTCGGCGAGCCGGATGGGCACGCTGCTGGCCGACGTCCTGGCCCGGTTCTGA
- a CDS encoding cutinase family protein, with protein sequence MSLRRWPVVGLAVAVAAAVFSITSGALPSARADGCPDVQLIFARGTAEPPGLGVAGDALLGALRADLGSRSVDAYPVNYPASYNFLQTADGANDARDHIAQMVDQCPSTKLVLGGFSQGAAAVSMLAGVPPLGERIGNFGSAPALDPGLANKVAAVAVFGNPGNRFNTPLSTTGLFAGRAIDICSPGDPVCVVGGRDRDAHHDYGVPPYPGQAAGFISGLV encoded by the coding sequence ATGAGTCTTCGTAGGTGGCCGGTCGTCGGCCTGGCCGTCGCCGTTGCGGCGGCGGTGTTTTCGATCACCAGCGGCGCGCTGCCGTCGGCGCGGGCCGACGGGTGCCCAGACGTGCAGCTGATCTTCGCCCGCGGCACCGCCGAGCCGCCCGGCCTTGGGGTCGCCGGTGACGCGCTGCTCGGCGCGCTGCGCGCGGACCTCGGCTCGCGCAGCGTCGACGCCTACCCGGTGAACTACCCGGCCAGCTACAACTTCCTGCAGACCGCCGACGGCGCCAACGACGCGCGCGACCACATCGCGCAGATGGTCGACCAGTGCCCGTCGACGAAGCTGGTGCTCGGCGGTTTCTCGCAGGGCGCCGCGGCGGTCTCGATGCTCGCCGGGGTGCCGCCGCTGGGCGAGCGGATCGGCAACTTCGGGTCGGCTCCGGCGCTCGATCCCGGTCTGGCGAACAAGGTTGCGGCCGTCGCGGTGTTCGGCAACCCCGGCAACCGCTTCAACACGCCCCTGTCGACGACGGGGCTGTTCGCCGGACGCGCCATCGACATCTGCAGCCCCGGTGATCCGGTGTGCGTGGTCGGCGGCCGGGACCGCGATGCCCACCACGATTACGGCGTGCCGCCCTACCCCGGACAGGCGGCGGGATTCATCTCCGGGCTGGTATAG
- a CDS encoding M20 family metallopeptidase, giving the protein MPTTALDDVEDVVRRRGSELVELSHAIHAEPELAFAEHRSCAKAQALVAERGFEITAPAGGLDTAFRADFGSGPLTVGICAEYDALPEIGHACGHNIIAASAVGTALALAEVADDLGLRVALIGTPAEEAGGGKALLLQAGVFDDIAAAVMLHPGPTDIAAARSLALSEATVHYRGKESHAAVAPYQGINAADAVTVAQVAVGLLRQQLAPGQLVHGIVTDGGQAVNVIPGHAALQYAMRAVESDSLRQLEGRMYACFAAGALATGCEYDIDNPAPAYDELTPDEWLADVFREEMRRLGREPVAREFEAALPMGSTDMGNVTQVLPGIHPVVGVDAGGAMVHQRAFTTAAASPSADRAVVEGAIMLARTVVQLAQTPAERDRVLAARERRASA; this is encoded by the coding sequence ATGCCCACCACCGCATTGGATGACGTCGAGGATGTCGTGCGGCGACGTGGCTCCGAGCTGGTTGAGCTGTCCCACGCCATCCACGCCGAGCCCGAGCTGGCGTTCGCCGAGCATCGCAGCTGCGCCAAGGCCCAGGCGCTGGTCGCCGAACGCGGTTTCGAGATCACCGCGCCGGCCGGCGGCCTGGACACCGCGTTTCGCGCCGACTTCGGCAGCGGCCCGCTGACCGTCGGGATCTGCGCCGAATACGACGCGCTGCCCGAGATCGGGCACGCCTGCGGCCACAACATCATCGCCGCGTCGGCGGTGGGCACCGCGCTGGCGCTCGCCGAGGTGGCCGACGACCTGGGCCTGCGGGTGGCCCTGATCGGCACGCCCGCCGAGGAGGCCGGCGGCGGCAAGGCGCTGCTGCTTCAGGCCGGGGTGTTCGACGACATCGCGGCGGCGGTGATGCTGCACCCCGGGCCCACCGACATCGCGGCGGCCCGCTCGCTGGCGCTGTCGGAGGCGACCGTGCACTACCGTGGCAAGGAATCCCACGCCGCCGTCGCGCCGTATCAGGGGATCAACGCCGCGGACGCCGTGACGGTGGCGCAGGTGGCCGTCGGGCTGTTGCGGCAGCAACTTGCCCCGGGCCAACTGGTGCACGGGATCGTCACCGACGGCGGGCAGGCGGTCAACGTCATCCCCGGGCACGCGGCGCTGCAGTACGCGATGCGGGCGGTGGAATCGGATTCGCTGCGACAGCTGGAGGGCAGGATGTACGCGTGCTTCGCCGCGGGCGCGCTGGCCACCGGCTGCGAATACGACATCGACAACCCGGCACCCGCGTACGACGAACTCACGCCCGACGAGTGGCTGGCCGACGTCTTCCGCGAGGAGATGCGCCGGCTCGGGCGCGAGCCCGTGGCCCGCGAGTTCGAGGCGGCGCTGCCCATGGGCAGCACCGACATGGGCAACGTGACCCAGGTGCTGCCGGGGATCCATCCGGTGGTCGGGGTCGACGCCGGCGGCGCCATGGTTCACCAGCGTGCGTTCACCACCGCCGCCGCCAGCCCCAGCGCCGACCGCGCCGTCGTCGAGGGTGCCATCATGCTGGCCCGCACGGTGGTCCAGCTGGCCCAGACGCCCGCGGAACGCGACCGCGTGCTGGCCGCGCGGGAACGGCGGGCGTCCGCATGA
- a CDS encoding amidohydrolase, whose translation MSLADAATSWLAAHHDDLVDWRRHIHRYPELGRQEYATTQFVAERLADAGLNPKVLPGGTGLVCDLGPEHEPRIALRADMDALPMAERTGAPYTSTMPNVAHACGHDAHTAILLGTALTLASVPELPVGVRLIFQAAEELMPGGAIDAIAAGAISGVSRIFALHCDPRLEVGKVAVRHGPITSAADQIEITLHSPGGHTSRPHLTADLVYGLGTLITGLPGVLSRRIDPRNGTVLVWGAVNAGVAANAIPQAGVLGGTVRTASRQTWVGLEEIIRETVSALLAPLGIDHTLQYRRGVPPVVNEDVSTRILTHAIEAIGPDALADTRQSGGGEDFSWYLEEIPGAMARLGVWPGQGPQLDLHQPTFDLDERALAIGLRVMVNIVEQSAAFSLA comes from the coding sequence ATGAGCCTCGCCGACGCCGCCACCTCCTGGCTGGCCGCACACCACGACGACCTGGTCGACTGGCGCCGGCACATCCACCGCTACCCCGAGCTGGGCCGGCAGGAGTACGCCACCACCCAGTTCGTCGCCGAGCGATTGGCCGACGCCGGGCTCAACCCCAAGGTGCTGCCCGGCGGCACCGGGCTGGTCTGCGATCTGGGCCCCGAACACGAGCCGAGGATCGCGCTGCGGGCCGACATGGACGCGCTGCCCATGGCCGAGCGGACCGGCGCGCCCTACACCTCCACCATGCCCAACGTCGCGCACGCCTGCGGGCACGACGCCCACACCGCGATCCTGCTCGGCACCGCGCTCACCCTGGCGTCGGTGCCCGAGCTGCCGGTCGGGGTCCGGCTGATCTTCCAGGCCGCCGAGGAGCTGATGCCCGGGGGCGCAATCGACGCCATCGCCGCCGGCGCGATCTCCGGCGTGTCGCGGATCTTCGCCCTGCACTGCGACCCCCGGCTGGAGGTCGGCAAGGTCGCGGTCCGGCACGGCCCCATCACCTCGGCGGCCGACCAGATCGAGATCACGCTGCACTCCCCGGGCGGCCACACGTCGCGCCCCCACCTGACCGCCGACCTGGTCTACGGCCTCGGCACGCTGATCACCGGGCTGCCCGGGGTGCTCTCGCGCCGCATCGACCCGCGCAACGGCACCGTGCTGGTGTGGGGGGCGGTCAACGCGGGGGTGGCCGCGAACGCCATCCCGCAGGCCGGGGTGCTGGGCGGCACGGTCCGCACCGCGAGCCGGCAGACCTGGGTCGGCCTCGAGGAGATCATCCGGGAGACCGTGTCGGCGCTGCTGGCGCCGCTGGGCATCGACCACACGCTGCAGTACCGGCGCGGCGTGCCGCCGGTGGTCAACGAGGACGTCTCGACGCGCATCCTCACCCACGCGATCGAGGCCATCGGCCCGGACGCGCTGGCCGATACCCGCCAGTCCGGCGGGGGCGAGGACTTCTCCTGGTACCTCGAGGAGATTCCCGGCGCGATGGCGCGCCTGGGGGTCTGGCCGGGACAGGGGCCGCAGCTGGACCTGCACCAGCCGACGTTCGACCTCGACGAGCGGGCCCTGGCGATCGGGCTGCGCGTGATGGTCAACATCGTCGAGCAGTCGGCGGCGTTCTCCTTGGCCTAG
- a CDS encoding endonuclease domain-containing protein has translation MHSQLSRLLDVQGGVVTSAQALRFLTRRELEAHLEYGALHRVWYGIYGRGEPTTALRLRGLDLAAGTKVAACMGTAAAAYGFDTERTPDMHILNPIGRQLRSTEGLTVHRRTGAPLTAVAGRPLTTPAWTAVEVSRALSRPRALATLDAALRSGTCKPEHLEDAARGQSGRRGIAAVRDLLGLASPLAESPMESETRLVMIDAGLPPPVLQYEVVDLQGRTWRLDFAWPGIRVGAEYDGVDWHSGPEAFLRDRRRLSALQQLGWLVVPIVAEDVRHRPHELLGRLSTYLRRAA, from the coding sequence ATGCATTCACAGCTCAGCCGCCTGCTCGATGTCCAGGGCGGAGTGGTCACCTCTGCTCAGGCACTGAGATTCCTCACCAGGCGAGAGCTGGAAGCACACCTGGAATATGGTGCGCTGCACAGGGTTTGGTACGGCATCTACGGTCGCGGTGAGCCGACCACTGCTTTGCGACTGCGGGGCCTTGACTTGGCTGCCGGTACGAAGGTCGCCGCGTGCATGGGTACTGCCGCCGCTGCCTACGGCTTCGACACCGAGCGCACCCCCGATATGCACATCCTCAATCCCATCGGCCGGCAGTTGCGATCGACGGAGGGCCTGACAGTGCATCGACGCACCGGTGCGCCGTTGACTGCGGTCGCGGGCCGGCCGCTGACCACACCGGCATGGACGGCGGTCGAGGTCTCGCGCGCCTTGAGCCGGCCCCGCGCGCTGGCGACCTTGGACGCGGCGCTGCGCAGCGGCACGTGCAAGCCTGAGCACCTGGAAGACGCAGCGAGGGGCCAATCCGGCCGTCGTGGCATCGCGGCCGTGCGCGACCTCCTCGGGTTGGCCTCGCCGCTGGCGGAGTCGCCCATGGAAAGCGAAACGCGCCTCGTCATGATCGACGCGGGTTTGCCGCCTCCCGTCCTGCAGTACGAGGTGGTCGACCTGCAGGGCCGCACGTGGCGGCTCGACTTCGCTTGGCCCGGAATTCGCGTCGGTGCGGAGTACGACGGCGTCGATTGGCACAGTGGGCCCGAGGCTTTCCTGCGGGATCGCCGTCGCTTATCCGCACTCCAACAGCTCGGGTGGTTGGTGGTGCCCATCGTTGCCGAAGATGTCAGACATCGGCCCCACGAACTCCTCGGCCGACTCAGCACGTATTTGCGCCGGGCCGCCTGA
- a CDS encoding gamma-glutamylcyclotransferase: MPLYAAYGSNMDPEQMLERAPHSPMAGTGWLHGWRLTFGGEDIGWEGALATVVEDPTSKVFVVLYDMTPADEKNLDRWEGSEFGVHKKIRCRVERISSDTNTDPVLAWLYVLDAWEGGLPSARYLGVMADAAEVAGAPADYVHGLRTRPAHNVGPGTGS, encoded by the coding sequence GTGCCGCTCTACGCCGCCTACGGGTCGAACATGGATCCTGAGCAGATGCTCGAGCGTGCACCCCATTCGCCGATGGCCGGAACCGGCTGGCTGCACGGCTGGCGGCTGACGTTCGGCGGCGAGGACATCGGCTGGGAAGGCGCGCTGGCCACCGTCGTCGAAGACCCCACCTCGAAGGTGTTCGTCGTCCTGTACGACATGACCCCGGCCGACGAGAAGAACCTCGACCGCTGGGAGGGCTCGGAGTTCGGCGTCCACAAGAAGATCCGCTGCCGGGTGGAACGCATCTCGTCGGACACCAACACCGACCCCGTGCTGGCGTGGCTTTACGTGCTCGACGCCTGGGAGGGCGGCCTGCCGTCGGCGCGGTATCTCGGTGTGATGGCCGACGCCGCCGAAGTCGCCGGGGCCCCAGCGGATTACGTGCACGGCCTGCGGACGCGGCCGGCCCACAACGTCGGCCCGGGAACCGGCTCCTAG